One window of the Podospora pseudopauciseta strain CBS 411.78 chromosome 4, whole genome shotgun sequence genome contains the following:
- a CDS encoding hypothetical protein (EggNog:ENOG503P0FV), producing MNSAAMGSPNPESPAVPRPSSDNTGWTASSSGSSHNGNNSHGNMSSRQEVFISYRGWPDHRHPLFTQQDATENLNGTHWSTGFESWSPYLGGPCRGLNTSPLRPYPNWDLLAEAGRHDTTGKKGHLKEYAPSPREEVPSCLQRSLESEALVSPFTEDDSWPSDCGKAQGTPTATSPWTVTPPEHSEEKAEELEHAQSFDLKDSAYFYDHDGRDHASTHLEGHALSKTPISQPAVTKTAPVLGPSKVWGLPPRIRRRKKTKPVGESPPSSKVNPIDKPKPKKRGAFTDEAKKRSTALTRQLKSCIRCRMNKGRCLPNPSFPSGPCLTCQLMTGPTVSKMPCYRYIITEATLYREQKAPWQIFSRRWQSMDIVDIWSSDWAPSSRIRTIMVSHLNVPTQFAFQVREFIPTAGDILEDEVTDPVEGTVIKVPLPRFAVADMKATAENMRGFVDGNVHSFITAMVGRDELLWGTYLMAFRQVGLARTKQEQTLLSNTFRLWVVCRMTSSPVYICGDDKLGGTPHPLYDNRVMMPLLMTAQFECINYTTFLRPWSRAVLKQLNDLVLAKKREYWLTIYLTMFVLLHSCAMITKRDEETARQFRIPGKYANPASIREHHCGAQTMLAHFHYINRGVVPFSLPLHTKDGRSDLAKAANLTEEQVSFVRMTAEMVKDSARQSTMRTVREQEDVGHDLYWVSMLYDQEWKPKQNE from the exons ATGAACTCAGCAGCAATGGGTTCTCCAAATCCCGAGTCACCAGCAGTCCCACGGCCTTCATCAGATAACACGGGGTGGACAGCAAGCAGTTCGGGTTCCAGCCACAACGGCAACAATTCTCATGGCAACATGAGTTCTCGACAAGAAGTCTTCATCAGTTATCGTGGTTGGCCAGACCACCGTCATCCACTGTTCACCCAACAGGACGCAACCGAAAACCTGAATGGGACTCACTGGTCCACAGGTTTTGAATCATGGTCGCCCTATCTTGGCGGGCCTTGTCGGGGGTTGAATACAAGTCCCTTGAGGCCATATCCCAACTGGGACTTACTTGCCGAGGCTGGGCGGCATGACACCACAGGGAAGAAAGGTCATCTCAAGGAATATGCCCCATCACCTCGGGAGGAAGTCCCAAGCTGCCTTCAGCGAAGTCTAGAATCAGAGGCTTTGGTGTCACCGTTTACTGAGGATGATTCCTGGCCATCGGATTGTGGGAAGGCACAGGGCACACCTACAGCCACCTCTCCTTGGACCGTCACTCCCCCTGAACATTCCGaagagaaggccgaggagctggagcatGCCCAATCTTTTGACTTGAAAGACTCTGCATATTTCTACGACCATGACGGCCGCGATCACGCAAGCACACACCTTGAAGGCCATGCGTTGTCCAAAACACCTATTTCGCAACCAGCAGTCACCAAGACTGCCCCCGTACTTGGACCAAGCAAAGTGTGGGGTCTTCCGCCA CGAATCCGTCgcagaaagaaaacaaagcCGGTTGGCGAGAGTCCGCCGAGCAGCAAGGTCAACCCCATCGATAAACCCAAACCGAAGAAACGGGGTGCTTTTACCGACGAAGCCAAGAAACGCAGCACGGCCCTGACTCGCCAACTAAAGTCATGTATCAGGTGTCGTATGAACAAAGGGCGT TGCCTTCCAAacccttccttcccttccgGACCCTGCCTCACATGTCAACTTATGACTGGCCCAACAGTGAGCAAGATGCCATGCTACCGCTACATTATTACGGAAGCTACCCTCTATCGCGAACAAAAGGCCCCTTGGCAGATCTTCAGTCGTCGCTGGCAAAGCATGGACATTGTCGACATTTGGTCGTCCGACTGGGCACCCTCTTCTCGTATCAGAACCATCATGGTCAGCCACCTCAACGTTCCAACACAATTTGCATTTCAGGTCAGAGAGTTCATTCCCACCGCTGGCGACATCTTGGAAGACGAGGTTACCGACCCTGTGGAAGGGACAGTAATAAAAGTCCCGTTGCCGAGGTTTGCAGTAGCGGATATGAAGGCCACAGCGGAGAACATGAGGGGCTTTGTAGATGGAAATGTCCACAGTTTCATCACAGCCATGGTGGGGCGAGATGAGCTGCTGTGGGGGACGTATTTGATGGCTTTCAGGCAGgttgggttggcgagg ACAAAACAAGAACAAACCCTCCTGTCAAATACATTCCGTCTTTGGGTTGTGTGCCGCATGACAAGCTCACCAGTGTACATCTGCGGAGACGACAAGCTTGGAGGCACTCCGCACCCGCTTTACGACAACCGCGTCATGATGCCCTTGTTGATGACGGCACAGTTTGAGTGCATCAACTACACTACCTTTCTAAGACCATGGAGCAGGGCGGTGTTGAAACAGCTGAACGACTTGGTGTTGGCGAAAAAGAGAGAATACTGGTTAACCATTTATTTGACAATGTTTGTGTTGTTGCACAGCTGCGCCATGATCACCAAGCGGGACGAGGAAACCGCGAGGCAGTTTAGGATACCT GGTAAATACGCCAACCCAGCCAGTATCAGAGAACATCACTGTGGTGCCCAGACGATGCTTGCCCACTTTCACTACATCAACCGAGGGGTCGTTCCCTTTTCGCTGCCACTGCATACAAAAGATGGAAGAAGTGATCTGGCCAAGGCAGCAAATTTGACCGAGGAGCAGGTCAGCTTTGTGAGAATGACAGCCGAGATGGTCAAAGACAGCGCAAGAC AAAGCACCATGAGAACTGTCCGAGAACAGGAAGACGTCGGTCACGATTTGTACTGGGTTTCTATGCTCTATGACCAGGAGTGGAAGCCAAAACAAAACGagtga
- a CDS encoding hypothetical protein (COG:E; EggNog:ENOG503NY61), with protein MTMLSDTTTAPAPYYSQGLRARFNIDRVRLEQADVDARLNGGKCADIEYEVDEAKYRARSTARVKAGGLPTSVPDGWPTKLSGPLVWTSNSFPSEDEYVYHLTPSDKTEILAALTFFKSHNLDSQKVTKYLFPLPDLGPILSGICNNIYLGKGFYIVRGLDPDDYPLADLTAIYLGLSSYVASRRGRQDQRGSMLIHVMQRGDQSAESTLHDSIYSSDKPFHTDTVTDTLCLFTQELASSGGRSTFASAWTVYNELAATRPDLIHTLASPDWPFDTYGRDPPFYRRALMYFHDHRLITSFSRRLLVGHAPFTPRSKAIPGLTEAQAEALDAVHFIAKKHEIKPRMERGDIRFVNNLGLLHRREAFENVQGSKPRHLVRIWLNNDEGMCWNLPRPLRLAWARVFDDDFEEEGSDKRGRYWDYAPLRHPVTGRVLNTGGSCD; from the coding sequence ATGACCATGCTCAGTGATACCACTACTGCTCCGGCACCCTATTACTCTCAGGGTCTGCGTGCCCGCTTCAACATCGATCGTGTCCGGCTCGAACAAGCCGACGTAGATGCTCGCCTGAACGGAGGCAAATGCGCGGACATTGAGTATGAAGTCGACGAAGCCAAATACCGTGCTCGGTCGACAGCTCGTGTCAAAGCAGGCGGTCTTCCCACCTCGGTGCCTGACGGCTGGCCAACAAAGCTCTCAGGACCCCTGGTCTGGACCTCAAACTCATTCCCTTCTGAAGACGAATACGTCTACCACCTCACCCCGTCTGACAAGACCGAGATTCTGGCCgccctcaccttcttcaaATCCCACAACCTCGACTCTCAGAAAGTGACCAAATacctcttccctcttcccGACCTTGGCCCGATCTTGTCCGGCATCTGCAACAACATCTATCTCGGCAAAGGCTTTTACATCGTCCGCGGTCTTGACCCTGACGACTACCCCCTCGCCGACCTGACCGCCATCTACCTCGGCCTCTCGTCTTACGTCGCCTCCCGGCGCGGCCGCCAGGACCAGCGCGGCTCGATGCTCATCCACGTCATGCAGCGCGGGGATCAATCCGCTGAGTCCACTCTCCACGACAGCATCTACTCCTCCGACAAACCCTTCCACACCGACACCGTAACCGACACACTCTGTCTCTTCACCCAAGAGCTCGCCTCTTCAGGCGGCAGATCCACCTTTGCCTCAGCCTGGACAGTCTACAACGAGCTCGCGGCCACCCGCCCGGACCTCATCcacaccctcgcctcccccgaCTGGCCGTTCGACACCTACGGCCGCGACCCCCCCTTTTACCGCCGGGCACTGATGTATTTTCACGACCACCGCCTCATCACCTCCTTTTCCCGCCGTCTTCTCGTCGGCCACGCACCCTTCACCCCGCGGAGCAAGGCTATTCCAGGGTTGACAGAGGCGCAAGCCGAGGCCCTCGACGCGGTTCATTTTATCGCCAAGAAACATGAGATCAAACCCCGGATGGAGAGGGGTGACATCAGGTTTGTGAACAACCTCGGCTTGCTTCACAGAAGAGAAGCGTTTGAGAATGTACAGGGGAGTAAACCGAGGCATCTGGTGAGGATCTGGCTGAATAATGATGAGGGAATGTGCTGGAACCTGCCTCGGCCGTTGAGGCTGGCTTGGGCGagggtgtttgatgatgattttgaggaggaggggagtgaTAAGAGGGGGAGGTACTGGGACTATGCTCCGTTGAGGCACCCCGTgacggggagggtgttgaatACGGGTGGTTCCTGTGACTGA
- a CDS encoding hypothetical protein (EggNog:ENOG503P84V), whose amino-acid sequence MTTITLAATGQTGAHGTQQWDNSTAIKAPRGSFGRQGRDASFPTSGTSGGEIHVGLSFDPARPGIIQVTGQAHRMGERYQVGGKQSLLLDCRGGDGGHGGIGENGQSGGDGFDGRDATQTSEATDGSPGMNGGDGGRGTSGANGGAGGHAHVTVNEEDLDTLIGVEWDVRGGYGGCVGEHGAGGAGGHGGDGGAGCTWSERYVAAVHTNANGQHYTEYATRYHSRPAGRGGPGGMAGRTPNDLLYPGQDGPMGYSEVIVNYKDGRRGVFQSRYMLEVVDFKVHDENGDGINEPGERLIISDIVIKNTGQMPSPKISRLQILVRGTKWLEPILEPLEIPAEIPPGHSVKVPGVLKAWIKNETVDRSPGTLLRAQDTVSLRAYSQRLQRDVPEFSGGVGIVCQYPLLMTTPKYLDSVAKGDIVTFSWTIQNISTKSQGRIGTLQREAGTHLSDPNGMFELKRAPKDTPHDIMDMIEVIEPGEVIPITVDFQVSELVNEFTAGNMFVTLILSDPHGKQMRNVVAFDLRIQISPSYRYNPAARFLLVINGSSPNAFVLHLLHFLQLGLHLPVDIFNLSLSGAYTTADTRDDILANYSGKTIIFLGNPMNYFQDGQRHPWELLDIDQASELSRAGTSFLIISPENMQSLKGFSHLVSSGVSPFQPADAFTQTSNIKDLLTKLIPKTAPTPARVVLPVKKKFMKKLDKTLAATAKTAQQKLSDTFPLRRFLIAPSSPISDPKAKETGLNIIEGLPHSTKLVATLQPFRPDSPVISEYNMVMLAHSLPFSDQCAIFWNLTGVDTTYGVPTSTIYKGSSLSHLRVYGDGSTAQKVSGKALESLTWSLSTLLASEITHFRSGSGTSSLPLLSQLPLLSTFITSFPGKGFTPAEITATFTPLTQLLGFLRGVTSPLTLGQKLGANLTRAGKRRTKLRSVVLNQLCSPVVKAMPPLPKKTTDPEGVVTKNKPPGEEVADVEKETKKQILEVKRSSARGGRGMNRIQRVNMVCSLLLEALTGTEGVGFVDVINDPEGGGESVRVLGSFAEYDQLLAKLEERRGRLERDVEYSFGRLSGMVQRGGTVRAEQQQQQQPQIQRRATEPGGGGGGEGDGISFVSRSMTVSPVTTVASPIVFGRGPVEVLRGGIGKEASVAEKVEEVVYAHELPLTVPIRGAELAA is encoded by the exons ATGACTACAATCACCCTGGCCGCAACAGGCCAAACTGGTGCTCATGGGACTCAACAATGGGATAACTCAACAGCCATCAAAGCGCCGCGGGGATCCTTTGGTCGCCAGGGACGAGATGCCAGTTTTCCAACTTCTGGAACCAGCGGAGGAGAGATACATGTCGGGCTGAGCTTTGACCCGGCCAGGCCAGGTATAATTCAGGTCACTGGACAGGCACATCGCATGGGGGAGCGGTATCAGGTTGGGGGCAAACAGTCTTTGCTGCTGGACTGTCgaggtggagatggagggcACGGGGGAATCGGTGAGAATGGCCAGtctgggggtgatgggtttGACGGACGGGATGCGACACAGACAAGCGAGGCTACCGATGGATCGCCGGGGATGAACGGAGGAGA TGGCGGCCGTGGAACGAGTGGGGCGAATGGCGGCGCAGGAGGCCATGCTCATGTCACGGTAAATGAGGAAGATCTTGACACCCTCATCGGTGTTGAGTGGGACGTCAGAGGCGGCTATGGTGGTTGCGTCGGTGAACATGGCGCCGGGGGGGCCGGTGGccatggcggtgatggcggtgcCGGTTGTACATG GTCAGAGAGATATGTTGCAGCCGTACACACCAATGCAAACGGTCAACACTACACAGAGTATGCCACCAGGTATCATTCGAGACCTgcggggagaggaggaccAGGAGGCATGGCCGGAAGAACTCCAAATGACTTGTTGTATCCTGGTCAAGACGGTCCGATGGGCTACTCTGAGGTCATTGTCAACTACAAAGATGGCAGGAGGGGAGTGTTCCAATCACGCTACATGCTCGAGGTTGTCGACTTCAAAGTGCATGACGAGAACGGGGATGGCATCAACGAGCCCGGAGAACGGCTAATCATCAGCGACATCGTCATCAAGAACACAGGCCAAATGCCGTCACCAAAGATATCTCGCCTGCAAATCTTGGTCAGGGGCACAAAATGGCTGGAGCCCATCCTTGAGCCCTTGGAGATTCCAGCTGAGATTCCACCAGGACACAGTGTCAAGGTTCCGGGTGTGCTGAAGGCCTGGATCAAGAACGAAACCGTCGACCGCAGCCCGGGCACACTTCTCCGCGCACAAGATACCGTCTCACTCAGAGCCTACTCCCAGCGGTTGCAGAGAGATGTTCCCGAGTTTAGCGGCGGTGTGGGCATCGTCTGCCAATACCCGCTGCTCATGACCACGCCAAAGTATCTGGACAGCGTAGCAAAGGGTGATATTGTCACCTTTTCCTGGACGATACAAAATATCTCCACCAAGTCACAGGGTCGTATTGGCACTCTACAGCGCGAGGCTGGGACACATCTTTCCGATCCTAACGGCATGTTCGAGTTGAAGCGAGCTCCAAAGGACACGCCGCACGACATTATGGATATGATCGAAGTAATCGAGCCTGGCGAGGTTATTCCAATCACTGTTGACTTTCAAGTATCGGAGCTGGTCAACGAATTCACCGCAGGCAACATGTTTGTCACTCTGATTCTCTCAGATCCCCACGGAAAACAGATGCGGAACGTGGTGGCATTTGACTTGCGCATTCAGATCTCACCTTCATACCGCTACAACCCAGCAGCACGATTCCTGCTTGTCATCAACGGGTCTTCGCCCAATGCCTTTGTGCTGCACTTGCTCCACTTCCTTCAACTCGGGCTTCACCTTCCTGTGGACATCTTCAATCTCAGTCTCAGCGGTGCATACACGACAGCCGACACTCGTGACGACATCTTGGCCAACTACAGCGGCAAGACCATCATCTTTCTGGGGAATCCCATGAACTATTTCCAAGACGGACAACGACACCCCTGGGAACTGCTGGACATTGATCAAGCCTCTGAGCTCTCAAGGGCAGGAACCAGCTTTCTCATCATCTCGCCCGAGAACATGCAGAGTCTAAAGGGGTTTAGTCATCTGGTCTCCAGCGGCGTCTCGCCCTTTCAACCAGCTGATGCTTTCACCCAAACCAGCAACATCAAGGACTTGCTGACCAAGCTGATCCCCAAGACAGCCCCGACTCCTGCACGTGTTGTCTTGCCGGTCAAGAAGAAGTTCatgaagaagctcgacaagACCCTCGCCGCAACTGCCAAAACAGCCCAGCAGAAGCTATCCGACACCTTTCCCCTTCGTCGCTTTCTCATTGCGCCCTCCAGCCCAATCAGCGACCCCAAAGCCAAGGAAACCGGCCTCAACATCATCGAAGGTCTTCCGCACTCCACCAAACTAGTCGCCACTCTCCAACCATTCCGCCCCGACTCCCCTGTGATTTCAGAGTACAACATGGTCATGCTCgcccactccctccccttctctgACCAATGCGCCATCTTCTGGAACCTCACAGGAGTAGACACCACCTACGGAGTCCCCACCTCAACAATCTACAAGggctcctccctctcccatctCCGCGTCTACGGCGACGGCAGCACCGCCCAAAAGGTCAGCGGCAAAGCCCTCGAGTCCCTCACCTGGtctctctccaccctcctcgcctccgaGATAACCCACTTCCGCTCCGGCTCAGGCAcctcatccctcccccttttgtcccaactccccctcctctccaccttcatcacctccttccccggCAAGGGGTTCACACCCGCCGAAATAACAGCCACCTTCACCCCGCTGACCCAActcctcggcttcctccGGGGCGTCACCTCCCCCCTGACCCTCGGCCAAAAGTTGGGCGCCAACCTCACCAGAGCCGGCAAGCGCCGCACCAAACTCCGCAGCGTCGTCCTCAACCAACTCTGCAGCCCCGTCGTCAAAGCCATGCCCCCCTTGCCAAAAAAGACGACCGATCCCGAGGGCGTCGTGACCAAGAACAAACCCCCCGGCGAGGAAGTCGCCGACGTGGAGAAAGAGACCAAGAAGCAGATTCTGGAGGTGAAAAGGTCGAGCgcgaggggagggagggggatgaacAGGATCCAGAGGGTGAATATGGTTTGCTCGCTTCTGCTCGAGGCCCTGACTGGGACGGAAGGGGTGGGGTTTGTGGATGTGATTAACGATccggagggtgggggggagagcGTGAGGGTGTTGGGTAGTTTTGCAGAGTATGACCAGTTGCTTGCcaagttggaggagaggagggggaggttggaaCGAGATGTCGAGTATAGCTTTGGGAGGTTGAGCGGGATGGTTCAGAGGGGGGGGACGGTCAGGGcggaacagcagcagcagcaacagccgcagATACAGAGGCGGGCGACAGAGccgggtggaggaggcggtggtgagggggatgggattaGCTTCGTGAGTAGGTCCATGACTGTCAGTCCTGTCACGACGGTGGCGTCGCCAATTGTGTTTGGAAGGGGGCCGGTCGAGGTGTTGCGTGGGGGTATTGGGAAAGAGGCGAGTGTGgcggagaaggtggaggaggttgtgtaTGCACATGAGTTACCTCTTACGGTTCCTATTCGTGGTGCTGAGTTGGCAGCGTGA
- a CDS encoding hypothetical protein (EggNog:ENOG503PR4D) yields the protein MLSKSLTQRLPGVTQALAKRAPRVVVPCTRPMQLQHRLQVQQPSSSPSCFQRRTAVSFQPNHDYPGHDQANDMGGPGGQESFPASMPYRRRIEYETFYGVLLAIALMCIAKLVQQNYDPKMNYVLVHDNTKGELDDVKYIPMPKVREQPVVAEIREEVIIPIKKVDRVDKV from the exons ATGCTCTCCAAATCTCTCACCCAGCGGCTGCCGGGCGTTACACAAGCCCTCGCCAAACGCGCTCCGCGTGTAGTGGTCCCTTGCACACGTCCCATGCAGCTGCAACATCGACTGCAGGTGCAGCAGCCGTCGTCATCGCCTTCCTGTTTCCAACGTCGTACAGCCGTGTCGTTCCAGCCAAATCATGACTACCCGGGCCATGATCAAGCAAACGACATGGGAGGACCCGGAGGCCAAGAGTCCTTCCCGGCTAGTATGCCTTATCGAAG AAGAATTGAATACGAGACATTCTACGGCGTGTTGCTGGCCATCGCCCTCATGTGTATCGCCAAGCTCGTGCAGCAGAACTACGACCCAAAGATGAATTATGTTCTGGTGCATGATAATACAAAGGGGGAGCTGGACGATGTAAAGTACATCCCGATGCCCAAGGTGCGGGAGCAGCCGGTGGTTGCGGAGATCCGGGAGGAGGTGATTATCCCTATCAAGAAGGTTGATAGAGTTGACAAGGTGTAG
- a CDS encoding hypothetical protein (EggNog:ENOG503NZ3R; COG:K), with translation MEEQAQRSGSDARRRKVRKGTHSCWECRRRKIRCQFGKQDDTVCLPCQARGSVCRSQEFADAQPPQLPDRRLAQRLARLEDLVAKVVDRVMPETGSGTSSAQDHSQTSSPTPSDETLMSDVDGQETPHLDLEVMESPVGHEASTAMLLGIQGSVNSLQKPTARLTIPSRRSTESVSSKGPARRRYEKICRTLYSLFPSQHDVDVLVKSTPAPYFIIALFHSYQDIVEGLSETPENIATIPPPNAHPTVLAKGLIQLCICIQQQPPGSVMSQERQKHFNPYRLMNGIVSKVSQLVTSNDDLVGTAEGLQCLIILGYWHSNAGNIRKAWLIFRKALSLATMMGLSRNGMQTLRFADLTTNEATRPSPMALWYCINAADRSLSLMLGLPAGSPDNTFASEEAMLRDSPRERYTKIHTVIAKRILDHNLSLVSDFINQKAAVSYQQIDHELEHAAKIMPSDWWFVPTLPSEWQADWEQAKAAICHLVLQINHFNLSLILHLPYIIHSISTGAPVGDDHKPSLGLARQILQRYMAYQSISQSHPTWTCYQVSYAALMASTALCLFTLTNQTSEADIKLVSLTLSKMQHLALLQPHNRLSQSSVTLISQLLDMIDSGIKQPLNLNLNLNLPFFGLININNARTSPPPTMPPPSQQAARSVSSSAHSPHMIPVPAASPGPPGGSLSPHPHPPRGRQRNVTVPIGFHTSPIDPSLQSHGHAHQSPISGHGGGDGYHNLHHGIGFDAHQHQQQQTQQQHSDNDRSSSLGEIPMGSGGEDWVFTGMEPGYWGLMNQGL, from the exons ATGGAAGAGCAGGCCCAGCGCTCGGGATCCGATGCCAGACGACGAAAAGTCCGAAAGGGAACGCACAGTTGTTGGGAGT GTCGACGACGAAAGATACGATGCCAGTTTGGAAAGCAAGACGACACCGTGTGCTTGCCCTGCCAGGCACGCGGCAGCGTCTGTCGAAGTCAAGAATTCGCCGAtgctcaaccaccacagcttCCTGACCGCCGCCTTGCCCAGCGCCTAGCCCGTCTCGAGGACCTTGTCGCCAAAGTTGTTGACCGCGTGATGCCTGAGACTGGATCGGGAACCAGTTCAGCTCAAGACCATTCACAGACCAGTTCACCGACACCGTCTGATGAAACGTTGATGAGCGATGTGGATGGCCAAGAGACACCCCATCTGGACCTGGAAGTGATGGAGTCGCCTGTTGGTCATGAGGCCTCAACGGCTATGCTGCTGGGCATCCAAGGCAGCGTCAACTCTCTACAGAAACCCACGGCGAGGCTTACAATACCATCACGGCGGTCAACAGAAAGTGTATCGAGCAAAGGGCCAGCTCGCAGACGATACGAAAAGATTTGTCGAACCCTATATTCCTTGTTTCCGTCCCAACATGACGTTGACGTTCTCGTCAAATCAACACCTGCACCCTACTTCATAATCGCACTGTTCCATAGCTACCAGGACATCGTGGAGGGCCTTTCCGAGACTCCTGAGAACATCGCCACAATCCCGCCCCCGAACGCTCATCCCACCGTTTTAGCCAAAGGTTTGATACAGCTGTGCATTTGcatccagcagcaacccccagGAAGCGTGATGTCTCAGGAGAGACAGAAACATTTCAACCCCTACAGATTGATGAACGGCATCGTCTCGAAAGTTTCGCAGCTGGTTACTTCCAACGATGACCTTGTTGGGACAGCTGAAGGGCTCCAATGTCTTATTATTCTCGGATACTGGCATAGCAATGCAGGAAACATCCGCAAAGCCTGGCTCATCTTTCGAAAGGCGCTTTCTCTCGCTACcatgatggggttgagtcGTAATGGTATGCAAACCCTCAGGTTTGCGGATCTGACAACCAACGAGGCCACACGCCCATCACCGATGGCTTTATGGTACTGCATCAACGCAGCTGATCGAAGTTTGTCTCTTATGCTTGGGCTTCCCGCGGGCAGTCCGGACAACACGTTCGCGAGCGAAGAGGCAATGCTCAGGGATAGCCCACGAGAACGTTACACCAAGATTCACACCGTCATTGCGAAGCGGATACTCGACCACAACCTCTCGCTAGTGTCCGATTTCATCAACCAGAAGGCGGCGGTTTCATACCAGCAGATTGATCACGAGCTCGAGCACGCGGCCAAGATCATGCCTTCTGACTGGTGGTTCGTTCCCACATTGCCATCAGAATGGCAGGCAGACTGGGAACAGGCTAAAGCGGCCATCTGCCATCTCGTTCTCCAGATCAACCACTTCAACCTTTcgctcatcctccacctgccCTACATCATACACAGCATATCAACTGGAGCTCCTGTTGGCGATGACCACAAAccctccctcggcctcgcccGCCAAATCCTGCAACGCTACATGGCCTACCAAAGCATCTCCCAATCCCACCCGACCTGGACGTGTTATCAAGTGTCCTACGCAGCCCTTATGGCCTCCACAGCCCTCTGTCTATTCACCCTGACCAACCAGACCAGCGAAGCGGACATCAAGCTCGTCAGCCTCACTCTGTCAAAAATGCAGCACCTTGCCCTACTCCAACCCCATAACAGGCTATCCCAGTCATCTGTCACCCTCATATCCCAACTCCTCGACATGATCGACTCGGGAATCAAGCAgcccctcaacctcaacctcaacctcaacctccccttcttcggcctcatcaacatcaacaacgcccgcacatcccctccaccgaccatgccaccgccatcacagCAAGCAGCAAGAAGTGTCAGCTCCTCTGCCCACTCACCACACATGATCCCCGTGCCAGCTGCCTCCCCCGGGCCGCCAGGCGGCAGcctctccccccatccacacCCACCACGAGGAAGACAAAGAAATGTCACTGTCCCGATTGGGTTTCACACATCGCCGATAGATCCTTCCCTTCAGAGCCATGGGCACGCACATCAGAGTCCCATCTCTGGCcatgggggaggtgatgggtaTCACAATTTGCATCACGGAATTGGGTTTGATGCTCAccaacatcagcagcagcagacgcagcagcaacactcTGATAATGATAGAAGTAGTAGTTTGGGAGAGATTCCAATGGGATcaggaggggaggattgGGTGTTTACTGGGATGGAGCCGGGTTATTGGGGTTTAATGAACCAGGGGTTGTGA